One genomic window of Aricia agestis chromosome 7, ilAriAges1.1, whole genome shotgun sequence includes the following:
- the LOC121728825 gene encoding facilitated trehalose transporter Tret1-2 homolog, producing MDTGAELEKINATHENKDEPQHTYFRRQAFIAMGPFLLSVGAGATSGFSAILIPQLQHNKGGIKYSTEMISWLAAMASLALLFGNMISGYLMERFGRRASQILLSVFYIAGWTIIGFAGNVYMILVGRFITGFCQGWLGPLGPVFVGEISSPAYRGLFLAALSLCIASGVFISHLFGTFMHWKYASFLCGVFPLVACIIMYFAPESPAWLASKNETDRCIESFKWYRGTSPAMKTELEKMLAEQSKKVQSKSKLKALSMNIKKPEFWKPLGIMIVFFIICQLSGVNVVSAYTTDIMEVILGSKVKKYTYSAMLAIDVLRVVALVIACIMLRRRGRRPMAIFSGVLTTLSLMILASYLYLIEIKIIKHISPILSLALIAVYVVVSNVGISLLPWNMVGELFASETKGLGSGISVMTTSIAFFATIKTAPAMFESIGHHGAYLFYGISTLLGTIFLYLYLPETKGKTLLQIAEHFRYGNQPRAKDSKEEEKLNETV from the exons GCCTTCATCGCAATGGGCCCGTTTCTGCTCTCTGTTGGCGCTGGGGCGACTTCAGGATTCTCTGCCATCTTGATTCCGCAATTGCAGCACAATAAAGGAGGAATAAAATACTCAACAGAGATGATATCTTGGCTTG CCGCGATGGCGTCACTGGCGCTGCTGTTCGGCAACATGATATCCGGCTACCTGATGGAGAGGTTCGGGAGACGAGCCTCGCAGATCCTGCTCTCCGTGTTCTACATCGCCGGGTGGACGATCATCGGGTTCGCTGGAAACGTCTACATGATATTAGTGGGAAGATTCATCACCGGCTTCTGCCAGGGCTGGCTCGGCCCGCTCGGTCCAGTCTTCGTCGGCGAAATAAGCTCGCCGGCCTACCgcggactttttttggcagccCTCTCCTTATGTATCGCATCCGGCGTCTTCATTTCGCATTTGTTCGGAACGTTCATGCACTGGAAGTACGCCTCGTTCCTGTGCGGAGTGTTCCCGCTGGTCGCGTGTATAATAATGTACTTCGCTCCCGAGTCGCCGGCCTGGTTGGCGTCCAAGAACGAGACGGATAGATGCATAGAGTCGTTCAAATGGTACAGAGGGACCAGTCCGGCTATGAAGACGGAATTGGAAAAAATGCTTGCAGAACAGAGTAAGAAAGTGCAGTCCAAGAGCAAGCTGAAGGCTCTATCGATGAATATTAAAAAACCCGAGTTTTGGAAACCTTTGGGTATAATGATAGTCTTCTTTATAATATGCCAACTATCGGGCGTGAATGTAGTGAGTGCGTACACCACGGACATAATGGAGGTGATTCTCGGCAGCAAAGTGAAAAAGTACACGTACTCTGCCATGTTGGCTATAGACGTCCTCCGGGTGGTCGCGCTAGTCATCGCCTGCATCATGCTGCGACGAAGGGGTCGAAGACCGATGGCGATATTCAGCGGAGTCCTCACGACGTTATCGCTAATGATACTAGCGTCGTACTTGTATCTAAtagagattaaaataataaaacatatctCACCCATATTATCGTTGGCCTTGATAGCGGTGTACGTAGTAGTATCGAATGTCGGTATATCGTTGCTACCTTGGAATATGGTAGGTGAGTTGTTCGCTTCGGAAACCAAAGGCTTAGGATCGGGGATAAGTGTCATGACCACGTCGATAGCTTTCTTCGCGACGATCAAGACGGCCCCGGCGATGTTCGAATCTATCGGTCACCATGGTGCCTATCTATTTTATGGAATATCCACTTTGTTAGGGacgatatttttgtatttatatctaCCTGAAACGAAAGGAAAGACGTTGCTGCAGATAGCTGAACACTTTAGATATGGGAATCAACCGAGAGCTAAAGACTCAAAAGAAGAGGAAAAGCTCAATGAAACGGTTTGA